One region of Pseudomonas glycinae genomic DNA includes:
- a CDS encoding NAD-dependent epimerase/dehydratase family protein produces the protein MAEGPVLITGGAGFIGSHLTDALLANGHSVRILDDLSTGKRSNLPLDNPRVELIVGDVSDAALVAQAMQGCSAVAHLAAVASVQASVDDPVKTHQSNFIGTLNVCEAMREAGVKRVLYASSAAVYGNNGEGESIDEDTPKAPLTPYASDKLAGEQYFDFYRRQHGLEPAIFRFFNIFGPRQDPSSPYSGVISIFSERAQKGLPITVFGDGEQTRDFMYVEDLVDVLVQAIEKPQVDVGAVNVGWNQATNLKQMLAALEAVVGELPPVSYGPARSGDIRHSRANNRRLLERFKCPTPTPMNVGLARLLGR, from the coding sequence ATGGCTGAAGGCCCTGTTCTCATCACCGGCGGCGCCGGTTTCATCGGCTCGCACCTGACTGACGCGCTGCTTGCCAACGGCCATTCGGTGCGGATCCTCGATGATCTGTCGACCGGCAAGCGCAGCAATCTGCCGCTGGATAATCCCAGGGTCGAACTGATCGTCGGCGATGTGTCCGATGCCGCATTGGTTGCACAGGCGATGCAGGGTTGCAGCGCGGTCGCACACCTCGCCGCCGTCGCTTCGGTGCAGGCGTCGGTGGACGATCCGGTGAAAACCCACCAGAGCAATTTCATCGGCACGCTGAACGTCTGTGAAGCCATGCGCGAGGCCGGCGTCAAACGCGTGCTGTACGCCTCAAGCGCGGCCGTCTACGGCAACAATGGCGAAGGCGAGTCGATTGACGAAGACACGCCCAAGGCGCCGTTGACGCCTTATGCGTCGGACAAACTGGCCGGCGAGCAGTACTTCGATTTCTACCGCCGCCAGCACGGTCTGGAACCGGCGATCTTCCGCTTCTTCAACATCTTCGGCCCGCGTCAGGATCCGTCCTCGCCGTACTCCGGGGTGATCAGCATCTTCAGCGAGCGCGCGCAGAAAGGCCTGCCGATCACCGTGTTCGGCGATGGCGAGCAGACCCGGGATTTCATGTACGTCGAAGACCTGGTCGATGTGCTGGTGCAGGCGATCGAGAAGCCGCAAGTGGACGTCGGTGCGGTGAACGTCGGCTGGAATCAGGCGACCAATCTGAAGCAGATGCTGGCCGCGCTCGAAGCGGTGGTCGGCGAGTTGCCGCCCGTCAGCTACGGCCCGGCACGCTCCGGTGACATCCGTCATTCACGGGCGAACAACCGCCGGTTGCTTGAGCGATTCAAGTGCCCGACGCCAACGCCGATGAACGTCGGCCTGGCTCGTTTGCTCGGCCGCTGA